CGCCTTCGAAGGTAATCTTGTATTCTTTTTCACGCCGACCCAGATTGTTGCCCGTGAAGCGCCGCAGGGCCGCAATCTGCGCCTCGGCGGCATGGTCGAAAACGGCAGCGTCCAGCGCGGCGACGACGGCCTGACTGTGCGCTTCATGGTCACTGATACGGTGAACCGGATTCCAGTCGTCTACATCGGCATCCTTCCCGATCTGTTCCGCGAAGGCAAAGGCGTAGTCGCGCAGGGCAAGGTCGACGGCCACGGTGTGTTTCGTGCCGATCAGGTGCTCGCCAAGCACGATGAAAACTACATGCCGCCCGAAGCTGCCGACGCAGTGAGGAAGGCGCAGGCCACGAAGGCACAGCCCGCTTCGACGCTGGTCGTAAACCCGGCGCCCGGCGCTGGCCGCGGCGGAAACTACTAATGTCCTGCCCCCCGAATAAAGTTGCCAATTCGCCGTTCGCCCCACGATTAAGCTTGCCCTCGAAGGTGCTAACCGGGGGGTATTCGAGGGCAGGCTCTGAGC
Above is a window of Burkholderiales bacterium DNA encoding:
- the ccmE gene encoding cytochrome c maturation protein CcmE, which gives rise to AFEGNLVFFFTPTQIVAREAPQGRNLRLGGMVENGSVQRGDDGLTVRFMVTDTVNRIPVVYIGILPDLFREGKGVVAQGKVDGHGVFRADQVLAKHDENYMPPEAADAVRKAQATKAQPASTLVVNPAPGAGRGGNY